One window of Rasiella rasia genomic DNA carries:
- a CDS encoding TerB family tellurite resistance protein — translation MIRWLAAVLGYSFFRFPGAIVGFLLGTLIDKMIGGQKTGGSTFQQVFQQQDDKVSPADFELNLLSLASLVIKADGVVNQKELDYVRLYFVQAYGKERANATFKVFNEVIKNRQISAANISALLRSRTRYESRLQILHFLFSIANADGYVTQPEVNEINNIARYLGIQLRDFESIKAMFFQNPDSAYKILEIEKSATVSEIKTAYRTMAKKYHPDKLIHMDAAYQKGAEEKFRKVQEAYEQLQKERGF, via the coding sequence ATGATTCGTTGGTTGGCAGCCGTTTTAGGGTATAGTTTTTTTAGATTTCCTGGAGCCATTGTTGGTTTCTTATTGGGTACGCTTATAGATAAAATGATTGGAGGTCAGAAAACTGGTGGAAGTACGTTTCAACAGGTATTTCAGCAACAAGACGATAAAGTTTCTCCGGCAGATTTTGAGCTTAACCTTCTTTCTTTAGCCTCTTTAGTGATTAAGGCAGATGGTGTGGTTAACCAGAAAGAGCTGGATTATGTCCGTCTATATTTTGTGCAAGCCTACGGAAAGGAGCGCGCTAATGCTACCTTTAAAGTTTTTAACGAAGTCATAAAAAACAGGCAAATTTCAGCAGCAAACATCAGTGCTTTACTTCGTAGTCGTACGCGCTACGAATCTAGGTTACAAATACTTCATTTTTTATTTAGCATTGCAAATGCAGATGGTTATGTAACGCAACCCGAAGTAAATGAAATAAATAATATTGCTAGATATCTTGGTATCCAGCTTCGAGATTTTGAAAGTATAAAGGCCATGTTTTTTCAAAATCCAGATAGTGCGTATAAAATTTTAGAAATTGAGAAAAGTGCTACAGTTTCAGAAATAAAAACGGCATATAGAACAATGGCTAAAAAGTACCACCCAGATAAGCTAATACATATGGATGCTGCTTACCAAAAAGGTGCCGAAGAGAAGTTTAGAAAGGTGCAAGAAGCATACGAGCAATTACAGAAGGAACGCGGGTTTTAG
- a CDS encoding PA0069 family radical SAM protein, producing MSKSPEHLKGRGAQKRVHNRFFEFSHELRDDFLNFCAAEGEQVDKNKTKYLEVFPKTLVNKVDSPDVGMGFSANPYQGCEHGCVYCYARNSHEYWGYGAGLDFERTILFKKNAPTLLEKKIIGRNWEGDTIVFSGNTDCYQPLERKLEITRNCLEVMRKWKHPTGIITKNSLILRDLDILKELAAIHCISVNISITSLSEKTRLLLEPRTASIKQRLKVVQVLSENNIPVRVMMAPIIPSLNSHEILPLVKKVSELGAIDVAYTVVRLNGKIAEIFSDWVHKALPNKADRILNQIADCHGGTLNDSRFGTRMRGEGNFAIQIKETMALAKRKYLMNKETPPLDRSHYLQLKNPQTRLF from the coding sequence ATGTCGAAATCTCCAGAACACCTAAAAGGTCGTGGTGCGCAAAAGCGTGTACACAATAGGTTTTTTGAATTTAGCCATGAGCTTAGGGACGATTTTTTAAATTTCTGCGCCGCTGAAGGAGAACAGGTCGATAAAAACAAGACAAAATATCTCGAGGTATTTCCTAAAACGCTAGTGAATAAGGTAGATAGTCCAGACGTTGGGATGGGTTTTTCTGCCAATCCGTACCAAGGGTGTGAACATGGCTGTGTGTATTGCTACGCTAGAAATAGCCATGAATATTGGGGATATGGAGCTGGGTTGGATTTTGAAAGAACGATACTTTTCAAAAAAAATGCACCTACCTTATTGGAAAAGAAGATTATTGGTCGCAATTGGGAAGGAGATACCATTGTTTTTTCAGGCAATACAGATTGCTATCAGCCATTAGAACGCAAGCTTGAAATTACCAGAAATTGTCTTGAGGTGATGCGAAAGTGGAAGCACCCCACCGGCATCATTACAAAAAACAGCTTGATTTTACGCGATTTGGACATACTAAAAGAACTCGCGGCGATTCATTGTATTTCGGTGAATATTTCTATCACTTCGCTATCTGAAAAGACACGCCTGCTACTAGAGCCAAGAACTGCGAGTATTAAGCAGCGACTCAAAGTGGTTCAGGTACTTTCAGAAAATAATATTCCGGTGCGAGTGATGATGGCTCCTATAATTCCATCGCTAAACAGTCATGAAATATTGCCGTTGGTAAAGAAAGTTTCAGAATTAGGAGCTATAGATGTGGCGTATACGGTGGTTCGGCTAAATGGAAAAATTGCTGAAATTTTCAGTGATTGGGTTCACAAGGCGCTACCTAACAAAGCAGATAGAATTTTAAACCAGATAGCCGATTGTCATGGAGGTACGTTAAACGACAGTCGTTTCGGAACACGAATGCGCGGGGAAGGAAATTTTGCCATTCAGATTAAAGAGACCATGGCACTGGCGAAACGAAAATACCTTATGAACAAAGAAACACCGCCATTAGATAGGTCTCATTATCTTCAGTTAAAGAATCCGCAGACGCGACTTTTTTAA
- the pbpC gene encoding penicillin-binding protein 1C → MSLFCVGLVCWLFCLPRPLFKDPSATVVESKEGILIGARIATDGQWRFPASDSIPYRFEQSLLHFEDEYFYRHPGFNPVSIGKALWGNLTSEKRRGGSTLTQQVIRLARKNKQRSYSEKVIEIIQATRLEAGYSKKEILNFYATYAPFGGNVVGLETASWRYFGIPASELSWGQAASLAVLPNAPALIFPGKNETLLQQKRDRLLQKLFTKNIIDQTTYELAIAERLPGKPLPLPETALHLTEKIRKEHAGERITTTINFHLQKTVQRIAKERHYQLQQNEIHNLAILILDVETREILAYVGNAPTTIENNKFVDVIDKPRSTGSILKPFLYTAMLDSGELLPNTLIADIPTVINGYNPENFDKQFNGAVPASIALSKSLNVPAVRMLRSYGLERFHKRLDGLSLDHIDKDANYYGLSLILGGGESTLWEITNAYAGMASTLNFFNKTSSEYRSTDYQTPTYVQATMVDSEKKSDPTLFGAGAIYKTFEALQKVNRPLGEENWDFFSNSQPIAWKTGTSFGFKDAWAVGVTSTYAIGVWAGNADGEGRPGLTGLQAAAPILFDVLDVLPKNEWFGMPYDDLTEVDICATSGHLAGVFCSETISEYIPKHGVRSQPCPYHQQVFLAENEQYRVNSSCYELAQMKQQSWFTLPPVLEYYYAPLHPEYKILPPFRPDCLQDGERLMEFIFPKKNETILLAKNFEEQTQEVVFKIAHRNTETKIYWYLDGSFIAATETFHEIALQPLQGEYTLTAVDQDGNEINQKVIIENASS, encoded by the coding sequence TTGAGTTTGTTTTGTGTTGGCCTAGTGTGTTGGCTTTTTTGTCTTCCCCGCCCCCTATTTAAAGACCCTAGTGCCACAGTTGTTGAAAGTAAGGAAGGTATTTTAATTGGTGCGCGTATTGCTACAGACGGACAATGGCGCTTTCCAGCTTCAGATTCTATTCCGTATCGGTTTGAGCAGTCTTTGTTGCATTTTGAAGACGAATATTTTTACCGTCATCCAGGTTTTAATCCAGTGTCTATTGGTAAAGCGTTATGGGGAAACCTTACTTCGGAAAAGCGTCGTGGTGGAAGTACCTTGACGCAGCAGGTAATTAGGTTGGCCCGCAAAAACAAGCAACGTAGTTACAGCGAAAAAGTGATTGAAATCATTCAGGCGACCCGCTTAGAAGCTGGATACTCTAAAAAGGAAATTTTAAATTTCTATGCAACATACGCACCTTTTGGAGGCAATGTTGTTGGCCTAGAAACAGCCTCGTGGCGTTATTTTGGCATTCCCGCAAGCGAATTAAGTTGGGGGCAAGCCGCTTCTCTCGCAGTATTACCAAATGCACCCGCGCTTATTTTTCCAGGTAAAAATGAAACGTTATTACAACAAAAACGCGACCGTTTGTTGCAAAAGCTATTTACTAAGAACATTATAGACCAAACCACCTATGAGCTGGCTATTGCCGAACGTTTACCCGGAAAACCGCTCCCGCTTCCCGAAACAGCGCTACATCTTACCGAAAAAATTCGCAAAGAGCATGCGGGAGAACGTATCACCACTACCATTAATTTTCATCTACAAAAGACCGTTCAGAGAATTGCCAAAGAACGGCATTATCAATTGCAACAAAACGAAATTCACAATCTAGCAATTTTAATATTAGATGTAGAAACCAGAGAAATTCTGGCCTATGTTGGGAATGCCCCAACCACTATAGAAAACAATAAGTTTGTAGATGTAATTGACAAGCCCAGAAGTACGGGTAGTATTCTTAAGCCCTTTCTATATACAGCCATGCTAGACAGTGGTGAATTATTGCCAAATACGCTCATAGCAGATATTCCAACCGTAATTAATGGTTACAATCCAGAGAATTTCGACAAACAATTTAATGGTGCTGTACCAGCAAGTATTGCACTTTCTAAATCGTTAAATGTGCCTGCTGTGCGTATGCTAAGATCATATGGTTTAGAGCGTTTTCATAAAAGATTAGACGGTTTATCTCTAGACCATATAGACAAAGACGCAAATTATTATGGTCTGTCCTTAATTCTAGGAGGAGGTGAAAGTACCTTGTGGGAAATCACCAATGCTTACGCGGGTATGGCTTCTACACTAAACTTTTTCAACAAAACGTCTAGCGAGTATCGAAGTACAGATTATCAAACCCCGACTTATGTACAGGCCACTATGGTCGATTCAGAAAAAAAATCAGATCCTACTCTTTTTGGTGCAGGTGCCATCTATAAAACATTTGAAGCTTTACAAAAAGTAAACAGACCTCTGGGCGAAGAAAATTGGGACTTCTTTAGCAACTCACAACCTATTGCTTGGAAAACGGGTACCAGTTTTGGATTTAAAGACGCTTGGGCGGTAGGAGTAACTAGCACCTATGCTATTGGAGTTTGGGCTGGAAATGCCGATGGTGAGGGTAGACCAGGACTAACAGGATTGCAAGCAGCGGCTCCCATACTTTTTGACGTATTGGATGTGCTACCAAAAAACGAATGGTTTGGCATGCCTTACGACGATTTAACCGAAGTAGACATCTGTGCTACTAGTGGACATCTAGCAGGCGTATTTTGTAGCGAAACGATTTCCGAATACATTCCGAAGCACGGTGTGCGTTCTCAGCCATGCCCATATCATCAACAGGTTTTTTTAGCTGAAAACGAACAATACCGCGTAAATTCTTCTTGCTATGAATTGGCACAAATGAAGCAACAGTCTTGGTTTACTCTACCGCCTGTTTTAGAATATTACTACGCTCCTCTCCATCCAGAATATAAAATTTTACCTCCGTTTAGACCCGATTGTTTGCAAGACGGAGAGCGCTTGATGGAGTTTATATTTCCGAAGAAAAACGAAACCATTTTGCTCGCTAAAAATTTTGAAGAACAAACCCAAGAAGTCGTTTTTAAAATCGCCCATCGCAATACAGAAACCAAAATATATTGGTATCTAGATGGCAGTTTCATTGCTGCAACAGAAACATTCCACGAAATTGCATTGCAACCATTGCAGGGGGAATACACGCTCACCGCCGTAGACCAAGATGGTAATGAAATTAATCAGAAAGTCATTATTGAAAATGCATCTAGCTAG
- a CDS encoding tetratricopeptide repeat protein, producing MKKAATFLTLILLTTLVMKAQERPLLIEGKITTTNNEPVANALVTVKNTFIESETGPNGVFRLPALASDELVVTAFLMETKTVAIPEPNTFMNIQVDYNAEVLEAVILEEKEKKKSEEIDTGMGKRKSDAMGYSADTDMHRFISVADVDMYQVARKMPFLNVVGPLNNPVVFTNRMSGMLSTSRVPIQVIVDGIPVEQNVLATINPNFVTDITVLRSLAGTVKYGSIGAGGVMLITTTNSGSGSKNNKALPSLLVQGNDYAEEVLPISENIAVATSEYLTALTPYDDVNDALAVYNKQRQQLETRNLGYYIDVARYFSRWGDAYRYMILGDLYEQANSNPRILKTIIYILEEEENFLQAAYVQEKLLELEPDHIQNYRDLALLYTKIGKYNLAATLYKQMISNTIPNVDFNPIKSIVVDEFRHLIANHKRNIVYKDIPNELLSLNFKKDIRIVIEYSNPMSEFDVQFVSPDKKYYTWSHNYFDSKDVIEEEIAEGYNMKEFLIEDSDRGGWLINIQKKDANTGANPTFLKYTLYRNFGLPNEEKTVKVLNLARHTQKVTLDTFIY from the coding sequence ATGAAAAAAGCAGCTACATTTTTGACTCTGATTTTGCTAACTACGCTGGTGATGAAAGCTCAGGAGCGCCCCTTGTTAATTGAAGGAAAGATTACCACAACCAATAACGAGCCGGTTGCAAATGCATTGGTAACGGTGAAAAACACCTTTATTGAAAGTGAAACTGGCCCAAATGGAGTCTTTCGTCTTCCTGCTTTAGCTAGTGATGAGTTGGTAGTTACCGCCTTTTTAATGGAGACGAAAACGGTGGCTATTCCAGAACCAAATACATTTATGAATATTCAAGTAGATTACAATGCTGAGGTGTTAGAAGCGGTTATTCTTGAAGAAAAGGAAAAGAAAAAGTCAGAAGAGATTGATACGGGTATGGGCAAAAGAAAGTCTGATGCCATGGGATATTCTGCAGACACAGATATGCATCGTTTTATTTCTGTAGCCGATGTGGATATGTATCAAGTAGCAAGAAAAATGCCCTTTTTAAATGTGGTTGGACCACTCAACAATCCGGTAGTATTTACAAATAGAATGTCTGGAATGTTATCTACAAGTAGAGTGCCAATTCAAGTGATTGTAGATGGAATTCCTGTAGAGCAAAACGTGCTAGCAACAATTAACCCGAATTTTGTAACAGATATTACCGTATTACGAAGCCTTGCAGGAACTGTGAAGTATGGTTCAATAGGAGCTGGGGGGGTTATGTTAATTACAACAACAAATTCTGGGTCTGGTTCAAAAAACAACAAAGCGCTACCGTCTTTACTTGTTCAAGGTAATGACTATGCTGAAGAGGTACTTCCAATTTCAGAAAATATAGCTGTGGCAACAAGTGAATATCTTACTGCACTAACGCCTTACGACGATGTTAATGATGCCCTTGCCGTTTACAACAAACAACGACAGCAACTAGAGACTCGAAACTTAGGTTATTATATAGATGTGGCACGGTATTTTTCTAGATGGGGCGATGCTTATCGCTACATGATTTTAGGAGATTTGTACGAACAAGCCAACAGCAACCCAAGAATACTCAAGACCATTATTTATATTTTGGAAGAAGAAGAGAATTTTTTGCAAGCCGCTTATGTACAAGAAAAGTTACTTGAATTAGAACCAGATCATATTCAAAACTATAGAGATTTAGCTCTTTTATACACCAAAATTGGCAAGTATAACCTTGCTGCAACGCTGTATAAACAAATGATTTCAAATACAATACCTAATGTAGATTTTAATCCTATAAAATCCATTGTGGTCGATGAATTCAGACACTTAATTGCCAATCACAAAAGGAATATTGTATATAAAGATATCCCGAATGAATTACTATCACTAAATTTTAAAAAAGATATTCGTATCGTAATTGAGTATTCCAATCCGATGTCTGAATTTGATGTACAGTTTGTAAGTCCAGACAAAAAATATTACACCTGGAGCCACAATTATTTTGACAGTAAAGACGTGATTGAAGAAGAGATTGCAGAAGGTTACAATATGAAAGAATTTCTTATTGAAGATAGCGACCGTGGAGGTTGGCTCATTAATATTCAGAAAAAGGATGCTAACACAGGTGCTAACCCTACATTTTTAAAGTATACGTTATATCGAAATTTTGGCTTGCCAAATGAAGAGAAAACTGTAAAGGTCTTAAATCTTGCCAGACACACTCAAAAAGTAACATTAGATACCTTTATATATTGA
- a CDS encoding HD domain-containing protein, whose amino-acid sequence MIEQSHEKILANTIAFVKKELQDAEAGHDWFHIERVYKNALLIAKQEPVNILIVALAALLHDIADSKFYDGDDTVGPKKADQFLSSQEISEVDKNHVVAIVANVSFKGGNDTKTFHSLELEVVQDADRLDALGAIGIARTFQYGGYKNRKIYDPNIKPKLEMSPEEYKASTAPTINHFYEKLLLLKDKMNTATATSIAQKRHEFMTDYLAQFYAEWNGER is encoded by the coding sequence ATGATTGAGCAAAGCCATGAGAAAATACTAGCAAACACAATTGCATTTGTAAAAAAAGAATTACAAGATGCAGAAGCTGGACATGACTGGTTTCATATAGAGCGTGTGTATAAAAATGCATTGCTCATTGCGAAGCAAGAACCTGTTAATATTTTAATTGTGGCGCTAGCTGCACTACTGCACGACATAGCAGACTCTAAATTTTATGATGGTGACGATACTGTTGGTCCGAAAAAGGCAGACCAATTTTTATCGTCTCAGGAAATTTCCGAAGTAGATAAAAACCATGTCGTAGCCATTGTTGCTAACGTTTCTTTTAAAGGTGGAAATGACACAAAAACATTTCACTCTCTAGAACTCGAAGTAGTTCAAGATGCAGATAGGCTAGATGCTTTAGGTGCAATTGGTATTGCCCGAACGTTTCAGTATGGTGGCTATAAAAACAGAAAAATATACGACCCCAACATTAAACCCAAACTAGAAATGTCACCAGAAGAATACAAAGCTTCTACCGCGCCAACCATTAATCACTTTTACGAAAAGTTATTGCTGTTAAAAGATAAAATGAATACGGCAACAGCTACATCTATTGCTCAAAAAAGACATGAATTTATGACAGACTATTTGGCTCAATTCTACGCCGAATGGAATGGTGAACGCTAA
- a CDS encoding lysophospholipid acyltransferase family protein produces MKPLLKILSYPLSVLFYLLFGLGLLFYDVVQRIALILFGYSIHKNSVDIFNATIVRTLHILGTRFSVEMPKNLPVGKPVIIASNHQSMWDIPPLIWFLRKLHVKFISKIELGKGIPSISYNLRKGGSVLIDRKDSIQATQQIEKIATYISKNKRAVVIFPEGTRSRNGQPKPFRPKGLTILFEQAPTAVVLPVSISNSWKLQRFGLFPMPLGVHFKMKVHEPLIVANYEQQNLLQLVEKTVLEGIEND; encoded by the coding sequence ATGAAGCCTTTACTCAAAATCTTAAGCTATCCGTTGTCGGTACTTTTTTACCTCCTTTTTGGGCTGGGATTGCTGTTTTATGATGTAGTACAACGCATAGCTCTTATCCTGTTTGGTTATTCCATTCATAAAAACAGTGTAGATATATTTAATGCAACCATAGTACGTACACTACATATTTTAGGCACCCGTTTTTCTGTTGAAATGCCTAAAAATCTTCCTGTGGGGAAACCGGTGATAATTGCATCTAACCATCAAAGTATGTGGGACATTCCGCCACTGATATGGTTTCTTCGGAAATTGCACGTCAAATTTATATCGAAAATAGAATTAGGAAAAGGAATACCTTCTATATCGTATAACTTACGCAAAGGAGGTTCGGTTTTAATAGACCGTAAAGATTCCATACAAGCAACGCAACAAATTGAAAAAATAGCAACTTATATTTCAAAAAATAAAAGAGCAGTAGTTATCTTTCCCGAGGGCACACGTAGCAGAAACGGGCAGCCAAAACCCTTTAGACCAAAAGGGTTAACCATACTATTTGAACAGGCTCCTACCGCCGTTGTATTGCCCGTAAGTATTAGCAATTCGTGGAAACTACAGCGATTTGGTTTGTTTCCAATGCCTTTGGGGGTACATTTTAAAATGAAAGTTCATGAACCATTAATTGTGGCTAACTATGAGCAGCAGAACCTCTTACAATTAGTTGAAAAAACTGTTCTTGAAGGTATTGAAAATGATTGA
- a CDS encoding BrxA/BrxB family bacilliredoxin, protein MYPAELVKPMREDLTNIGFSELFTEEDVTAALAKEGTTLVVVNSVCGCAAANARPGARTSLQNAKTPDHLVTVFAGVDREAVDAARAQMIPFPPSSPSMALFKNGELVHMLERHHIEGRPADMIAENLMGAYNEHC, encoded by the coding sequence ATGTATCCAGCAGAATTAGTAAAACCAATGCGCGAAGACCTTACCAACATTGGGTTTAGCGAATTATTTACAGAAGAAGATGTAACGGCAGCCCTTGCTAAAGAAGGAACTACTTTGGTAGTTGTAAATTCGGTTTGTGGATGTGCTGCAGCAAATGCACGTCCTGGAGCCAGAACAAGTCTACAGAATGCAAAAACACCAGACCATTTAGTAACGGTTTTTGCGGGTGTAGATCGCGAGGCAGTAGATGCTGCAAGAGCACAAATGATACCTTTCCCACCAAGTTCACCGTCTATGGCGTTGTTTAAAAATGGAGAATTGGTACACATGCTAGAACGCCACCATATTGAAGGACGTCCAGCAGATATGATTGCTGAAAACTTAATGGGCGCTTATAACGAGCATTGCTAA
- a CDS encoding helix-turn-helix domain-containing protein, whose product MNYFFLALLSISTVFSATSQTKESLAALSFEAIRDSINATMYSDPDTSLRVAEAYIFKAQQENNNEKEFLGLEAIAVNYIARRDYKSANTQALQMLSFARENDLRKEEMRALIFLGDLQVVVTSAQEQLAYYNQLLELAETYKNDEYREIALNKIANIMDISGETQKAVAIRKKTIAYYKNKPIDTSFTQKDQNSALIRSYNLLGASYILAQQIDSAKISAMSTKELVSKELDSCYATFHYTLEGEIAFEEKRFNDAKNIYNTAYDICPSDYDIVALNRAYTFGKIEVGAENYNEAIRILQQGLDSYQVTEVEEGFMKDYYERLAEAYKHTGDFERASHYFEKYWDSQEEYKKLEDNAKQVILAEERAAFKKEFDELKAAKEQGQSKIQYILLGASLVILVLLFLLLKFYRNKKRNEAKFEALLAKIEAAQSPEEIIDTKDEILEEKSGQDVSEEIKNQILEGLKKLEEKEYYLQTECNSYNVAKKIGTNTSYLSKVINSHYGKNFNTYINDLRINYAIVRIKNDVLFRSYSIQSIAEEIGYKSADSFTKYFKKDTGLNPSFYIKNIKNIA is encoded by the coding sequence ATGAACTATTTTTTCTTAGCACTACTTAGCATTTCAACCGTATTTTCGGCAACTTCACAAACTAAAGAGTCATTAGCAGCTTTGTCTTTTGAAGCTATTAGAGATTCCATAAATGCTACCATGTATTCAGATCCGGATACGTCATTACGGGTAGCAGAGGCCTATATTTTTAAGGCGCAACAAGAAAACAATAACGAGAAAGAGTTTTTGGGTTTAGAAGCAATTGCAGTGAACTATATTGCGCGAAGAGACTACAAAAGCGCCAACACACAGGCATTACAAATGCTATCGTTTGCAAGAGAAAACGACCTGCGCAAAGAAGAGATGCGGGCCTTAATCTTTCTTGGGGATCTTCAGGTTGTGGTTACCTCTGCGCAAGAACAATTAGCGTATTACAACCAACTATTAGAGCTGGCAGAAACGTATAAGAATGACGAATATAGAGAGATAGCACTCAATAAGATTGCAAACATCATGGATATAAGTGGTGAAACGCAAAAAGCGGTTGCCATAAGAAAGAAAACCATAGCTTATTATAAAAACAAACCTATAGACACTTCTTTTACCCAAAAAGACCAAAACAGTGCCTTAATTAGGTCGTACAATCTTTTGGGCGCGAGTTATATTTTAGCACAACAGATAGATTCTGCCAAGATTTCTGCTATGAGCACTAAAGAGTTGGTGAGCAAAGAACTAGATTCTTGTTACGCTACATTTCATTATACCTTAGAGGGTGAAATTGCTTTTGAAGAAAAACGCTTTAACGACGCTAAAAATATATATAATACGGCGTATGATATTTGTCCGAGCGATTATGACATCGTAGCGTTGAATAGGGCCTATACGTTTGGTAAAATAGAAGTTGGAGCTGAGAACTATAACGAGGCGATTCGAATTTTACAACAAGGTCTAGATTCTTACCAAGTTACTGAAGTAGAAGAAGGCTTTATGAAAGACTATTATGAGCGTTTGGCAGAGGCTTATAAACATACAGGTGATTTTGAAAGGGCTAGTCATTATTTCGAAAAATATTGGGATAGTCAGGAAGAGTACAAAAAATTGGAAGACAATGCAAAGCAGGTAATTTTAGCAGAAGAGCGTGCTGCTTTTAAAAAGGAATTTGACGAACTAAAAGCCGCTAAAGAGCAGGGTCAGAGTAAGATTCAGTATATTTTGCTAGGAGCTTCTCTTGTGATATTGGTGTTGCTGTTTTTATTGCTGAAATTTTATCGCAACAAAAAAAGGAATGAGGCAAAATTTGAAGCGTTACTTGCGAAAATTGAAGCAGCACAATCGCCAGAGGAAATCATCGATACCAAAGATGAAATATTAGAAGAAAAATCGGGTCAGGATGTTTCCGAAGAAATAAAAAATCAGATTCTTGAGGGCTTAAAAAAGCTAGAGGAAAAAGAATATTATCTGCAAACGGAATGTAACTCTTACAATGTTGCCAAGAAAATAGGGACCAATACTTCTTACTTGTCTAAAGTAATAAATTCGCATTACGGGAAGAATTTTAATACCTACATTAACGATTTGCGTATTAACTATGCTATTGTACGGATAAAAAATGATGTGCTATTTAGATCGTATTCCATACAGTCTATAGCCGAAGAAATAGGCTATAAAAGTGCCGATAGTTTTACCAAATACTTCAAAAAAGATACGGGTTTAAATCCGTCATTTTACATCAAGAACATAAAGAATATTGCCTAA
- a CDS encoding TraB/GumN family protein — protein sequence MKNLRNYIALIITLLAVSTTFAQENEKSLLWKIEGNGIKTSYIFGTFHMLPKRDFIIKEKVKSAFETTSVTVLELDMDDPTFQTEMINNAMIKDGKTINEFMDADEYSIIDKYLTEKMGVGLAQFKSFKPLMVSSAVMMAFIGNDVASYEASLIGLTKEQNREIKGLETVAEQMNIFDEQPYDEQLDDIVKLLKEEGMLEMFNAMISHYKNEDIDELYNYMGTFYNQEQLDRMLHIRNQNWIPKIGTYSKEKAAFYGVGAGHLGGAKGVINLLREAGYTVTPILD from the coding sequence ATGAAAAATCTTAGAAATTACATCGCACTTATTATAACACTTCTCGCTGTAAGCACAACATTTGCACAAGAGAATGAGAAAAGCTTACTCTGGAAAATTGAAGGGAACGGAATTAAAACCTCGTATATTTTTGGCACATTTCACATGCTTCCTAAGCGTGATTTTATTATAAAGGAGAAAGTAAAAAGCGCCTTTGAGACCACTTCAGTTACTGTCTTAGAATTAGACATGGATGATCCTACTTTTCAAACTGAAATGATAAATAACGCCATGATAAAAGACGGAAAAACGATAAATGAATTTATGGATGCCGATGAATACTCGATAATAGACAAGTACCTAACCGAAAAAATGGGCGTAGGCCTCGCACAGTTTAAGTCGTTTAAGCCTCTTATGGTTTCTAGCGCAGTTATGATGGCATTTATAGGTAACGATGTTGCCAGTTATGAAGCTTCGCTAATTGGATTGACAAAGGAGCAAAATAGGGAGATAAAAGGTTTAGAAACAGTTGCAGAACAGATGAATATATTTGATGAACAGCCTTACGATGAGCAATTAGACGACATTGTAAAGCTTTTAAAGGAAGAAGGTATGCTTGAAATGTTTAATGCTATGATTTCACACTATAAAAATGAGGATATTGATGAGCTGTATAATTATATGGGAACATTTTATAACCAAGAACAACTAGATAGAATGTTACATATTCGCAATCAGAACTGGATTCCTAAAATTGGGACATACTCTAAAGAAAAAGCTGCATTTTACGGTGTAGGAGCAGGGCATTTAGGAGGAGCAAAAGGCGTTATAAACTTACTTAGAGAGGCTGGCTATACTGTTACCCCAATTCTTGACTAA